One genomic segment of Brassica napus cultivar Da-Ae chromosome A3, Da-Ae, whole genome shotgun sequence includes these proteins:
- the LOC106387891 gene encoding agamous-like MADS-box protein AGL27 isoform X4, whose protein sequence is MGRKKLEIKRIEKNSSRQVTFCKRRNGLIEKARQLSVLCEASVGLLVVSASDKLYSFSSGDRVSCQSVHICSKLVESIDDVSVDSLVELEDHLETALSVTRARKAELMLKLVESLKEKENLLKEENQVLASQIEKKNLEGAEADNIEMSSGQISDINLPVTLPLLN, encoded by the exons ATGGGAAGAAAAAAACTAGAAATCAAGCGAATCGAGAAAAACAGTAGCAGACAAGTCACCTTCTGCAAACGACGCAACGGTCTCATCGAGAAAGCTCGTCAGCTTTCTGTTCTCTGCGAGGCATCTGTTGGGCTTCTCGTTGTCTCCGCCTCCGACAAACTCTACAGCTTCTCCTCCGGGGATAG GGTTTCCTGTCAATCTGTGCATATATGCAGCAAGCTTGTGGAATCAATTGATGATGTAAGCGTGGATTCCCTCGTTGAGCTAGAAGATCACCTTGAGACTGCCCTCTCTGTAACTAGAGCTCGGAAG GCAGAACTAATGTTAAAGCTTGTTGAAAGTCTCAAAGAAAAG GAGAATCTGCTGAAAGAAGAGAACCAGGTTTTGGCTAGTCAG ATTGAGAAGAAAAATCTTGAGGGAGCCGAAGCTGATAATATAGAGATGTCATCTGGACAAATCTCCGACATCAATCTTCCTGTAACTCTCCCGCTGCTTAATTAA
- the LOC106387891 gene encoding MADS-box protein FLOWERING LOCUS C isoform X1: protein MGRKKLEIKRIEKNSSRQVTFCKRRNGLIEKARQLSVLCEASVGLLVVSASDKLYSFSSGDRLEKILDRYGKKHADDLNALDLQSKSLNYSSHHELLELVESKLVESIDDVSVDSLVELEDHLETALSVTRARKVHRLYNVFSLFTLFVENDCALIFNLLQAELMLKLVESLKEKENLLKEENQVLASQIEKKNLEGAEADNIEMSSGQISDINLPVTLPLLN, encoded by the exons ATGGGAAGAAAAAAACTAGAAATCAAGCGAATCGAGAAAAACAGTAGCAGACAAGTCACCTTCTGCAAACGACGCAACGGTCTCATCGAGAAAGCTCGTCAGCTTTCTGTTCTCTGCGAGGCATCTGTTGGGCTTCTCGTTGTCTCCGCCTCCGACAAACTCTACAGCTTCTCCTCCGGGGATAG ACTGGAGAAGATCCTTGATCGATATGGGAAAAAACATGCTGATGATCTCAATGCCCTG GATCTTCAGTCAAAATCTCTGAACTATAGTTCACACCATGAGCTACTAGAACTTGTGGAAAG CAAGCTTGTGGAATCAATTGATGATGTAAGCGTGGATTCCCTCGTTGAGCTAGAAGATCACCTTGAGACTGCCCTCTCTGTAACTAGAGCTCGGAAGGTACATCGACTCTATAATGTGTTCTCTTTGTTTACTTTGTTTGTCGAAAACGATTGTGCACTTATATTTAATTTGTTGCAGGCAGAACTAATGTTAAAGCTTGTTGAAAGTCTCAAAGAAAAG GAGAATCTGCTGAAAGAAGAGAACCAGGTTTTGGCTAGTCAG ATTGAGAAGAAAAATCTTGAGGGAGCCGAAGCTGATAATATAGAGATGTCATCTGGACAAATCTCCGACATCAATCTTCCTGTAACTCTCCCGCTGCTTAATTAA
- the LOC106387891 gene encoding MADS-box protein FLOWERING LOCUS C isoform X3, which produces MGRKKLEIKRIEKNSSRQVTFCKRRNGLIEKARQLSVLCEASVGLLVVSASDKLYSFSSGDRLEKILDRYGKKHADDLNALDLQSKSLNYSSHHELLELVESKLVESIDDVSVDSLVELEDHLETALSVTRARKAELMLKLVESLKEKENLLKEENQVLASQVGLGKIGRFKYLAIAFLASSARLIINWKS; this is translated from the exons ATGGGAAGAAAAAAACTAGAAATCAAGCGAATCGAGAAAAACAGTAGCAGACAAGTCACCTTCTGCAAACGACGCAACGGTCTCATCGAGAAAGCTCGTCAGCTTTCTGTTCTCTGCGAGGCATCTGTTGGGCTTCTCGTTGTCTCCGCCTCCGACAAACTCTACAGCTTCTCCTCCGGGGATAG ACTGGAGAAGATCCTTGATCGATATGGGAAAAAACATGCTGATGATCTCAATGCCCTG GATCTTCAGTCAAAATCTCTGAACTATAGTTCACACCATGAGCTACTAGAACTTGTGGAAAG CAAGCTTGTGGAATCAATTGATGATGTAAGCGTGGATTCCCTCGTTGAGCTAGAAGATCACCTTGAGACTGCCCTCTCTGTAACTAGAGCTCGGAAG GCAGAACTAATGTTAAAGCTTGTTGAAAGTCTCAAAGAAAAG GAGAATCTGCTGAAAGAAGAGAACCAGGTTTTGGCTAGTCAG GTTGGCTTGGGTAAGATTGGTAGGTTCAAGTATCTAGCCATAGCTTTCCTAGCTAGTTCAGCCAGGTTGATTATAAACTGGAAAAGCTAG
- the LOC106387891 gene encoding MADS-box protein FLOWERING LOCUS C isoform X2 translates to MGRKKLEIKRIEKNSSRQVTFCKRRNGLIEKARQLSVLCEASVGLLVVSASDKLYSFSSGDRLEKILDRYGKKHADDLNALDLQSKSLNYSSHHELLELVESKLVESIDDVSVDSLVELEDHLETALSVTRARKAELMLKLVESLKEKENLLKEENQVLASQIEKKNLEGAEADNIEMSSGQISDINLPVTLPLLN, encoded by the exons ATGGGAAGAAAAAAACTAGAAATCAAGCGAATCGAGAAAAACAGTAGCAGACAAGTCACCTTCTGCAAACGACGCAACGGTCTCATCGAGAAAGCTCGTCAGCTTTCTGTTCTCTGCGAGGCATCTGTTGGGCTTCTCGTTGTCTCCGCCTCCGACAAACTCTACAGCTTCTCCTCCGGGGATAG ACTGGAGAAGATCCTTGATCGATATGGGAAAAAACATGCTGATGATCTCAATGCCCTG GATCTTCAGTCAAAATCTCTGAACTATAGTTCACACCATGAGCTACTAGAACTTGTGGAAAG CAAGCTTGTGGAATCAATTGATGATGTAAGCGTGGATTCCCTCGTTGAGCTAGAAGATCACCTTGAGACTGCCCTCTCTGTAACTAGAGCTCGGAAG GCAGAACTAATGTTAAAGCTTGTTGAAAGTCTCAAAGAAAAG GAGAATCTGCTGAAAGAAGAGAACCAGGTTTTGGCTAGTCAG ATTGAGAAGAAAAATCTTGAGGGAGCCGAAGCTGATAATATAGAGATGTCATCTGGACAAATCTCCGACATCAATCTTCCTGTAACTCTCCCGCTGCTTAATTAA
- the LOC106387890 gene encoding probable protein phosphatase 2C 25 gives MSCSVCNSPVFSPSSSLFCSKPSTILSSPQETISLTLSHLKPSSPSSAAASLNSPFRLRLQKPPTGFSPASCTGQSPPGGVLKRKRPTRLDIPIGTTGFVAPATPREEGREVEREGDGYSVYCKRGRREAMEDRFSAVTNLQGDRKHAIFGVYDGHGGAKAAEFAAKNLDKNVLEAVAGKNDESEIADAVKRGYLTTDAAFLNENDVKGGSCCVTAMFSDGNLVVANAGDCRAVMSVGGVAEALSSDHRPSRDDERTRIETTGGYVDTFRGVWRVEGSLAVSRGIGDAHLKKWVIAEPETKTLRIEQDHEFLILASDGLWDKVSNQEAVDIARPFCLGTEEKPLLLGCKKLVDLSASRGSLDDISVMLIPLDQFI, from the exons ATGTCTTGTTCCGTCTGTAATTCTCCGGTTTTTTCTCCGTCGTCATCACTTTTCTGCAGCAAACCTTCTACCATCCTCTCTTCGCCGCAAGAAACCATCTCTCTCACTCTTTCTCATCTCAAACCTTCCTCTCCTTCCTCCGCCGCGGCTTCCCTCAACTCGCCGTTCCGCCTCCGTCTACAGAAACCTCCGACCGGTTTCTCTCCGGCGTCGTGTACCGGCCAATCACCTCCCGGAGGGGTTCTGAAACGCAAACGCCCCACGAGGCTTGATATACCGATCGGTACCACCGGGTTCGTTGCTCCGGCGACGCCGAGGGAGGAAGGTAGAGAGGTGGAGAGGGAAGGCGATGGCTATTCTGTTTATTGCAAGAGAGGAAGGAGAGAAGCTATGGAGGATCGCTTCTCTGCCGTAACCAATCTCCAAGGAGATCGCAAACATGCCATCTTCGGAGTTTACGATGGTCACGGAGGAGCCAAAGCGGCTGAGTTTGCGGCCAAGAACTTAGACAAGAACGTTTTAGAAGCGGTTGCTGGTAAAAACGACGAGTCAGAGATCGCAGACGCGGTGAAACGCGGTTACTTGACCACAGACGCTGCGTTTCTCAACGAGAATGACGTTAAAGGCGGTTCCTGCTGCGTCACGGCTATGTTCAGCGACGGGAACCTCGTGGTTGCCAATGCCGGCGATTGTCGCGCCGTCATGAGTGTTGGAGGAGTCGCGGAGGCTCTTTCTTCCGACCACCGCCCGTCTAGGGACGATGAACGGACAAGAATTGAAACCACG ggTGGATACGTTGATACGTTTCGAGGTGTATGGAGAGTTGAAGGATCTTTGGCTGTGTCAAGAGGGATCGGTGATGCTCATCTCAAGAAATGGGTTATAGCCGAACCAGAGACGAAGACGTTGAGAATCGAGCAGGACCATGAGTTCTTGATCTTGGCATCTGACGGTCTATGGGACAAAGTGAGTAACCAAGAAGCAGTAGACATTGCTCGTCCCTTCTGCCTAGGAACCGAGGAGAAGCCATTGTTGTTGGGCTGTAAGAAGCTTGTCGATCTTTCGGCTTCACGAGGCTCATTGGATGATATTAGTGTGATGCTGATCCCTTTGGACCAGTTCATATAA
- the LOC106437607 gene encoding protein transport protein SEC13 homolog B, with protein MPGQKIETGHEDMVHDVQMDYYGKRVATASSDCTIKITGVSNNGGSQHLATLTGHRGPVWQVAWAHPKFGSFLASCSYDGQVILWKEGSQNQWTQAHVFTDHKSSVNSIAWAPHDLGLSLACGSSDGNISVFTGRADGGWDTTKIDQAHPVGVTSVSWAPATSPGALVSSGLLDPVYKLASGGCDNTVKVWKLSNGSWKMDCFPALQKHTDWVRDVAWAPNLGLPKSTIASGSQDGKVIIWTVGKEGEQWEGKILKDFMTPVWRVSWSLTGNMLAVSDGNNNVTVWKEAVDGEWEQVTVLE; from the coding sequence ATGCCGGGTCAGAAGATTGAAACAGGTCATGAGGACATGGTCCATGATGTGCAAATGGACTACTACGGAAAGAGAGTTGCAACTGCCTCATCTGACTGCACCATCAAGATAACCGGAGTCAGCAACAACGGTGGATCCCAGCACCTAGCTACATTAACCGGCCACCGTGGTCCTGTCTGGCAGGTCGCGTGGGCCCACCCTAAGTTTGGATCATTCCTTGCTTCATGCTCCTATGACGGTCAGGTCATACTCTGGAAAGAAGGCAGCCAAAACCAGTGGACCCAAGCTCATGTCTTCACGGACCATAAATCTTCTGTCAACTCCATCGCTTGGGCTCCTCATGACCTCGGACTATCCTTGGCTTGTGGGTCATCCGACGGAAACATTTCGGTATTCACAGGCCGTGCTGATGGTGGCTGGGACACGACGAAGATTGACCAAGCGCATCCTGTTGGAGTCACTTCTGTCTCATGGGCACCTGCCACTTCCCCTGGTGCTCTTGTCAGCTCTGGCTTGCTTGATCCGGTTTACAAGCTGGCTTCCGGTGGGTGTGATAATACTGTGAAAGTGTGGAAGCTCTCAAACGGGTCGTGGAAGATGGATTGCTTTCCGGCTCTTCAGAAGCATACTGATTGGGTTCGTGATGTGGCTTGGGCACCGAACTTGGGTCTCCCTAAGTCCACCATAGCCAGTGGCTCACAGGATGGGAAAGTGATCATATGGACTGTGGGGAAAGAAGGTGAGCAATGGGAAGGTAAGATTCTGAAGGACTTTATGACTCCAGTGTGGCGGGTGTCGTGGTCGTTGACAGGTAACATGTTGGCCGTGTCCGATGGGAACAACAACGTGACGGTGTGGAAAGAGGCTGTTGATGGAGAGTGGGAACAAGTCACCGTTCTGGAATGA
- the LOC106437606 gene encoding ran-binding protein 1 homolog b, translating to MASISNEPEREHRDEEESGANEDEDTGAQVAPIIKLEEVAVTTGEENEDAILDLKSKLYRFDKDGSQWKERGAGTVKFLKHKESGKIRLVMRQSKTLKICANHLVTSGMSVQEHAGNDKSCVWHARDFSDGELKDELFCIRFASVENCKAFMQKFKEVADSEEEKEESKEASDTAGLLEKLTVEEKDTEEKKEEKPVEKVASAEAEKAVEEKKTDESVPSA from the exons ATGGCGAGCATCAGCAACGAGCCGGAGCGCGAGCACAGAGACGAAGAAGAGTCCGGAGCCAACGAGGACGAAGACACCGGCGCTCAGGTCGCTCCCATCATCAAACTCGAAGAAGTCGCCGTCACTACCGGCGAAGAAAACGAAGACGCAATCCTCGATCT GAAATCGAAGCTGTATAGGTTCGATAAAGATGGGAGTCAGTGGAAGGAGAGAGGCGCTGGTACGGTCAAGTTCTTGAAGCATAAGGAGTCTGGGAAGATCCGTCTCGTTATGAGGCAGTCCAAAACTCTCAAGATCTGTGCTAATCATCTCG TTACGTCGGGGATGAGTGTTCAGGAACACGCTGGGAATGATAAGTCTTGTGTGTGGCACGCTCGTGATTTCTCCGATGGGGAGTTGAAGGATGAGCTTTTCTGTATCCGGTTTGCTTCTGTTGAGA ACTGCAAAGCATTTATGCAAAAGTTCAAGGAAGTTGCCGATtctgaagaagagaaagaagagagtaaAGAGGCTTCTGATACTGCTGGTCTTCTTGAGAAGTTGACAGTGGAAGAGAAGGACACCgaggagaagaaggaagagaaacCAGTCGAGAAGGTAGCATCAGCAGAGGCAGAGAAAGCtgttgaagaaaagaaaaccgACGAGTCTGTGCCCTCTGCGTAA